In the genome of Mucilaginibacter sp. 14171R-50, the window TAGGTACCATCATCCAGGCATCAAGGGCCGCGCCTATCACTGTCCCGCGATCGATCAGCGCTTTGATCATCTCATCGCTGTACTGGCGGTTATGGTTTACCAATGCGCGGCAGTTGTTATGACTGGCCCAAACATGGCCGTTAAAGCTATCAAGGGCCTGCCAAAAGGCATCATCGCAAAGGTGCGTAGCATCAAGGATGATGTTGAGGCGTTCCATTTCTTTTAGCAGGTTTAAACCCTCTTTACCCATTTTACCTGTTGCATCAGTACCATTGGCGTACCTGCCCGGGCCATAATGCGCAGGGCCCAGCGCACGAAGGCCGTTTTTGTATGCACCTTCCAAATAGCTGATATTTACTATAGAATCTGCACCTTCAAGGCTAAGAATATAACCAACAGGCTTTTTACTGTTATCGGTACCGTTATTCCATAAACTTAAATGTTCATCAAGGCTTTGCAGGTTGTTTATTTGCACCATTTCGCCGGCATCTTCCATAGCTTTATACCAGGCAAGCTGCCCCTGCGTCTGCGCCCAGGCCTGCTGCGGCGAATGCCAGCCAGGCAATGGATTGTCCGGTGCTACGTAACGCGCTATCTGCGTTGCTACCACAAGGCCTATGTTGCCCCTTCGTAATTCGGGCAGACACACCACCGCCTTTGCACGGTCGGGCCTATCTATTAAGCCTTCTTCGCGTTGGTTTATTTCGGCAATGGGGCGGGTAAGGTTGCGGTTCCATTCCAGCGCGTTCATGCTAAGGTCTAAATGGGCATCTATAATGAACATCTTTGTATTGTTAATTGATGTATTGCTATATTGTTATCTTCCTATCTCTTGCAATATTTTTCCATTCGCCTGTAACAAGGTTATTTTCAACGGTTATTGCGCGTTCATATAAAGCGATAGTTGGACAGATATGATACGGTAAGCCGTATAATATATCACCAACTTTATACTGGTGACCGTTGCCTGCATCGACTACCAGATGCTCTTCGGATTGACTGCTAAAAACAAGGTTGGGCGCGTTTAAAAAGTGTATCCGTTTTGATAATTCGTTTTCTGCGGATACCGATTTGTGGCCCACATCTATACAGATCTTCCCCTCGTCCGGCAACGAAATTACCCTTGCAATTATCAGCGCCGCTGTTTGAAATTGCTGTTCGGGAAACGCCAACTGGTAGCCCCTGTCCCAATAAGCAAACGTGCCCGGGCTGC includes:
- a CDS encoding dipeptidase produces the protein MFIIDAHLDLSMNALEWNRNLTRPIAEINQREEGLIDRPDRAKAVVCLPELRRGNIGLVVATQIARYVAPDNPLPGWHSPQQAWAQTQGQLAWYKAMEDAGEMVQINNLQSLDEHLSLWNNGTDNSKKPVGYILSLEGADSIVNISYLEGAYKNGLRALGPAHYGPGRYANGTDATGKMGKEGLNLLKEMERLNIILDATHLCDDAFWQALDSFNGHVWASHNNCRALVNHNRQYSDEMIKALIDRGTVIGAALDAWMMVPNWVRGQSTPRGMNCSLEVMVDHIDHICQIAGNALHVGMGTDLDGAFGREQCPYDLETIADMQKVQSLLKKRGYSDADIENMMHGNWLRFLRNAWK